GCGGCCCCGAACAACTGCTTGCCGATCGCGCCCTGCGCAGCACCATCGACCTGGTACGCGAGACCGAGCCCGACGCGGAGGTGGTGCGAATCGACGCCGCCACCTACGAGCCGGGCGAACTCATGCTGCACATCAGCCCGAGCCTGTTCGGCGGGCTGAAGATCGTGGTCGCACGCGACCTGGACGAGGCCGGCGACGAACTGATCGACGAAGTCACCGCGCTCGCGAAGGCCCCGATGGACGGCGCCGTGCTCGTCGCGATGCACAAGAGCGGAAACCGCGGCAAGCGTGCGCTGGACGCACTCAAGAAGGGCGGCGCACGGGTCATCGAGGCGCCGGCGATCAAGTCCGATCGCGACAAGGCCTCGTTCGTCAGCAACGAGTTCCGCGCTGCTCGGCGCAAGGTCACTCCCGAGGCGGTGCAGGCGCTGTTGGACGCCGTCGGCAAGGACCTCGGCGAACTCGCCGCGGCGTGCGCACAGCTGATCGCCGACACGACCGGCGTCGTCGACGAGGAGCAGGTCGACGAGTACTACGGCGGCAAGGTCGAGGCGACCGGCTTCAAGGTCGCGGAGATGGCCATCGCCGGCAACGCGGGGGAGGCGCTGCGCCTGTTGCGTCACGCGCTCGCGTCGGGTCTCGACCCGGTCCCGATCGTCGCGGTCCTCGCCGGACAGCTGCGTCAGATCGCGAAGGTCGCCTCGGCCGGCAACGGATCGTCCGCGGCGCTCGCCCGTGACCTGAGCATGGCCCCGTGGCAGGTCGAGCGTGCACGCCGGTCGGCCCGCGGCTGGGACGGCGACCGGCTCGGCCGCGCGATCCAGGCCGTCGCGGCCGCCGACTTCGATGTCAAGGGTGGCGGACGCGACCCGGTCTACGCCGTCGAGCGGGCCGTGCTGACGATCTGCCGCGAGCGAACGGCACGCTGACGGCGGGTAAACGCAGGTGAGCCGCGCCGACCCGCGATTTGAGGGGATCACCGGCAGGCGTGTAGATTTGCTCCTTGCGTGCGCGTATTGGTCGTGCGCGCTCGCAGCAGTACCAACGCACCGAACTCGCCAGGGTCGTCCCCACGCCCCATCCGTTCCGGTGCGTCGTCGCCCTCTACGACAACCATCAGACCGAACTTTAGGAAGAACTTTCGTGGCAAACATCAAGTCGCAGATGAAGCGGATCAAGACCAACGAGATCCGCACCGAGCGCAACAAGGCCTACAAGTCGGAGCTTCGCACCTGGATCCGCAAGACCCGTGAGGCCGTTGCCGCCGGTGACGCCGACAAGGCGAAGGACGCCCTCAGGACCGCCGGCCAGAAGCTGGACAAGGCCGTCTCCAAGGGTGTCATCCACAAGAACCAGGCCGCGAACAAGAAGTCGGCGCTCACCAAGCAGGTGAACAGCCTCTGATTGCGGCTCCTTCGCAGTTCAGGCCCGTAGCAGGCGCTTGGCTTCTGCTACGGGCCTGATGCGTCCCGCCGCGTGAGCCTTGCGCTGTGGTCGCCTGGGTGCCACCACTGGGAGGCAGGGCCACCGTTCGTAGCAATGAAGCCCCGCACCGAACAGGTGCGGGGCTTCTGCGTCGGTCATCCGAAAGTCCGCAGGACTCGCGGGTCAGCGCGCGGGGTCTGCGGACTCTCGGGTCAGCTGAAGGGCGGGCGGGCGTCGATGGCGACCGAGCGACGTCCGGCCCAACGCCAGATACGGGCCGCGCGGTCGCGGTCCTGCTCGGTGACCAGGTTGCCCATCCAGCGCAGCGCCAGGGTCATCAGGAAATCCGAGCGCATGCCGACCGGGCCGAGCGCAGTCAACAGCTTGGGGTTGCTGAAGACTCCGGCGAGCCGGCGGGCCACGGAGAACGCCTCGCCGTAGTGCTCGGTCAGCAGCGCCGGCCATGCGGTTTCGAGCGAATCGCCGGCGACGAGCATGTCGGCGATGAAGCGACCGGTCTCCAGGCCGTAGTCGATGCCCTCGCCGTTGAGCGGGTTGATGCACGCGGCGGCGTCGCCGATGAGCGCCCAGTTCGGGCCGGCGACGTTCGACACCGCTCCGCCCATCGGTAGCAGCGCGGACGTCGGGTTTCGCAGTTCGCCGGACAGCCCGAACTCGTCGCCGATGGTGTCGGCGTACACCTTCATCAGTGGCTTGATCGCCACGTCGGCCGGACGTTTGGATGTGGCGAGGGTACCCGCACCGAGGTTGACCGAACCGTCGCCGAGCGGGAACACCCAGCCGTATCCGGACAGAATCTGGCCTTGCTCGCCACGGAGCTCGAGGTGGGAGGAGATCCACGGGTCGTCGCTCATCGTCGAGGTGACATACGAGCGGCCGGCGACGGCGTACACGGTGTCGCGGTGCCATTCGCGCCCGAGCACCTTGCCGAGCGGGGAGCGCACACCGTCTGCGACGACCAGCCGCTCGCACTCGATCTCGAAGGTGCCCTCGGCGCCGCGGAAGGTGACGGCGCGGACTCGTCCGCCGTCCAGTCGAGCGTCGATCGCCCGCGCACCCTCGACCCCGACCGCGCCTGCCTTCAGGGCGGTGGTGCGCAGGTGGTCGTCCAACTCGGTACGCGGAACGGCCGATCCGCGGTCGGGCAGACCTTCGACCTGCGGCCAAGGCAGTTCGAGCCGCTGCCCGAACCCGTGTGCCCGCAGACCCTGGTTGACGGTGTGCGCGAAAACCCAGTCGGTGAGTCCGAGACGGTGGAGTTCACCGATCGCGCGAGGGGTGAGTCCGTCGCCGCAGGTCTTGTCGCGGGGGAAGACCGCCGCGTCGGCGAGGACGACGTCCAGGCCGTAACGGGCGGCCCAGGTGGCCGCAGCCGAACCGGCGGGGCCGGCCCCGACGACGAGGACATCAGTGTGTGTCGCAGCGGGCATGGCAGCGATTCTCTCAGGGTCGTCGCGCGGTGCCAATTCGGCGTCGAACCGGCAGTGCCTGCTCCCGGGGCGGCAGGTCTCGCAGCTGCGATATTCTCTGCTCATGCATCGCCTGCTTCTGCTTCGAACGCCGCGCTGAACAGACCGGACCTCAGCGCGGCCGCCCCTTGCCTGATGAGCGAGGGGCTTCTTGTTGGCACGGTTCGGTGCCGCAGAACGCGACACGGCAGACAACGAGCAGACGAAACGACGTGAGGGCACCATGAGCGACAGCAATCAGAGCGACACCCCGAAGTTCCGGTACACCGCGCAGACCGCCGGCGAGATCGAACGCCGCTGGCAGGACCGGTGGGAGGAGCAGGGCACCTTCCAGGCGCCTAACCCGAGCGGCCCGTGGGCCGACCCGTCCGCCGACGGCAAGCAGAAGTACTTCCTGCAGGACATGTTCCCCTACCCCAGCGGCGCGGGCCTGCACGTCGGCCACCCGCTGGGCTTCATCGCGACCGACGTCTTCGCGCGCTACCAGCGCATGACCGGCAAGAACGTGCTGTACACGATGGGCTTCGACGCCTTCGGCCTGCCGGCCGAGCAGTACGCGGTGCAGACCGGCCAGCACCCGCGCAAGACCACCGAGGACAACATCGTCACCTACCGCCGACAGCTGCGGCAGCTGGGGTTGTCGCACGATCTGCGCCGCTCGTTCGCGACGATCGATCCCGAGTACTACAAGTGGACGCAGTGGATCTTCCTGCGCATCTACAACTCCTGGCACGACGAGCGCGCGGGCAAGGCCCGACCGATCGAGGACCTGGTCTCGGCCTACGAAAGCGGTGAAATCGCCACCCCGACCGGTGCGGCCTGGGCCGACCTGTCGGACACCGAGCGCATCGCAGCCGTCGACGCACGCCGTCTGGCGTACAAGAAGGAGGTGCCGGTCAACTGGGCGCCCGGTCTGGGCACCGTCGTCGCCAACGAGGAGGTCACCAACGAGGGCCTGACCGAACGCGGCGACATGCCGGTCTTCCGGCGCAGCCTGTCGCAATGGATGATGCGCATCACGGCGTACGCCGACCGCCTGATCGACGACCTGGACCGGCTGGACTGGCCCGAGTCGATCAAGGCCATGCAGCGCAACTGGATCGGGCGCTCGCAGGGTGCGGCCCTGCGCTTCCCGGTCAACGCCATCGACGCGTCCATCGAAGTGTTCACCACGCGTCCGGACACCATCTTCGGCGCCACCTTCATGGTGCTGGCCCCCGAACACCCGTTGGTCGACGCGATGACCCCGACGACGTGGCCCGAGGGCACCAAGCAGGCCTGGACCGGCGGCCACGGCGATCCGCGCACCGCGGTCGCCGACTACCGGCTGGCCGCCTCGCGCAAGAGCGAGGTCGAGCGGCAGGCCGACGAGAAGACCAAGACCGGAGTGTTCACCGGCACGTTCGCGACCAACCCGGTGACCGGGCGGCCGGTGCCGGTGTTCATCGCCGACTACGTGCTGATGGGTTATGGCACCGGCGCGATCATGGCCGTGCCCGGTCAGGACGAGCGCGACTGGGCTTACGCGTCCGCGTTCGACCTGCCGATCGTGCGTACCGTGCAGCCGTCCGACGGTCATCCCGACGACCAGCCTTTCACCGGGGACGGCGCGGCGATCAACTCTGCCAACGAGCGAATCTCCTTGGACGGCTTGGGAGTAGCCGACGCCAAAGCGAAGATCATCCAGTTCGTCGAAGCCGAGGGCATCGGCAACGGCACGATCAACTACAAGCTGCGCGACTGGCTGTTCAGCCGGCAGCGCTACTGGGGCGAGCCCTTCCCGATCGTGTACGACGAGTCCGGTGCGGCGCACTCGGTGCCGGAGTCGATGCTGCCGGTGCAGTTGCCCGAGGTCGCCGACTACTCGCCCAAGACCTACGAACCGGACGACAAGGACTCCATGCCCGAGTCGCCGCTGTCGCGCGCGGCTGAGTGGGTCAACGTCGAGCTGGACCTGGGTGACGGACCGAAGACCTACCGCCGCGAAACCGACACGATGCCCAACTGGGCCGGATCCTGTTGGTACGAAATGCGATACACCGACCCGGAGAACACCGAGCGCTTCGTCGACCGCGAGTGCGAGGAGTACTGGATGGGTCCCGGGCGCGGCGCGGGCGAGGGCAGGCCGAACGACACCGGTGGCGTCGACCTGTACGTCGGTGGCGTCGAACACGCGGTGCTGCACCTGCTGTACGCCCGCTTCTGGCACAAGGTTTTGTTCGACCTGGGCGAGATCACGTCCGAGGAACCGTTCCGCCGTCTGTTCAACCAGGGCTACGTGCAGGCGTACGCGTTCCGCGACCACCGCGGCCAGCCGGTCCCAGCAGCCGAGGTGCAGGAGACGACCGACGCCGACGGCACGACCTACACCTGGAACGGACAGGTCGTCACCCGCGAGTACGGGAAGATGGGCAAGTCGCTGAAGAACGTCGTCACGCCCGACGAGATGTGCGACCAGTACGGCGCCGACACCTTCCGCATCTATGAGATGTCGATGGGTCCGCTGGACCAGTCGCGTCCGTGGGAGACGCGTGCGGTCGTCGGGGCGCAGCGCTTCCTGCAGCGGCTGTGGCGCAATGTCGTCGACGAGGAGACCGGGCAGGTGCGGGTCGTCGACGGTGAACCGGACGAGGCGACGAAACGCTTGCTGCACAAGACGATCGACGGCGTCGGCCGCGACTACTCGCAGCTGAGCTACAACACTGCGGTCGCCAAGCTGATCGAACTGAACAACGCACTGACCAAGCTGGACGACGTGCCGCGTGCGGTGGTCGAGTCGCTGGTGCAGATGGTTTCACCGATGGCCCCGCACATCGCCGAGGAACTGTGGCAGCGCCTGGGCCATACCTCGACGATCACGTTCGAGCCGTTCCCGCAGGCCGACCCGGCGTTGCTGGTCGACGACACCGTCACCTGTGTCGTGCAGGTGCTGGGCAAGGTCCGCGACCGGCTGGAGGTCGCGGCCGATGTCAGTGACGCCGACCTCGAAGCGGCCGCGCTGGCGAGCGACCGTGTACGAGCGGCCATGGGGGACAAGCAGGTTCGCAAGGTCATCGTGCGGGCCCCGAAGCTGGTCAACGTCGTCGTCGGATGATGAACGAGCGTCGGCGGGTAGGGGAGGAGATGCGATGACGATCGCGGTCGTGACCGACTCCTCCGCCTACCTGCCCACGCATGTCGCGGTGCGCGGACGCGTGTTCGTGGTGCCGCTGCACGTCGCGGTCGACGGTGTCTCACACGACGAAGGCGTCGACGTGAGCGCATCCGACGTCGCAGCAGCGCTGCGCGAGCACCGTCCGGTCTCTACCTCAAGGCCGTCGCCGGGTGCGTTCCTGGAGGTCTACGAGGACCTCATCGCGCGCGGTGTCGACCAGATCGTCTCGATCCACCTGTCACGACAGATGTCGGCCACCCTCGCGTCGGCCGAGATCGCCGCGGCGTCCTGCGATGCCGACGTCCGTGTGATCGACAGCGAATCCATCGGAATGGCAATGGGATTCGCAGTCCTTGCCGCAGCGGGTGCAGTCGACGACGGCGCGACGGTGGACGAGGTAGAACGCATCGCCCGCGACGTCGCGGCGACGTCGCACACCTACTTCTACGTCGACACGCTGGAATACCTGCGGCGCGGCGGACGCATCGGGCGGGCCCCCTCGCTGGTGGGGTCGGCCCTGTCCATCAAACCGCTGCTGACCCTCACCGACGGCTACATCGAGCCCCTCGAGCGGGTACGCACCACTTCCAAGGCGTTGGCACGGTTGAAGAGCCTCGCCCGGCAGGCTGCGGTCGAACTCGATTCCGGAGACGGAGTCGACGTCGCTGTGCACCACCTGGATGCGCTCGAACGAGCCGAGCAGCTTGCCGAAGATCTTGCGGAAGCGGTGCCGGACGCCCGTCGAGTGTTGCTGGTCGAACTCGGTGCCGCCGTCGGTGCGCACGTGGGCCCGGGCACGATCGCGGTGGCGGTGGCTCCGCGCTGTCGCGCTCCGGGCGCCTGATCCTCCACAGCCCTTCTGCTGCGGCGCAGTTCTCCACAGGCTGAGCATCGGCCGGCGACGTGTTCTGCGAACCCGACCTAACGTGCCTCGCATGTCACGCAACCAGCCACCCGATCGACTCGCCGCGATCCTCGCCGAACTCGACGAAGGTCGGCGGACGCCGTGGCTGCCGGACGAGGACGATCTGATCGACCGTCGTCCGCTGTGGCCGGCGCTGCCCGGCCGTCGTCGACGTGCTGCGGCGACACACATTCCGGACCGCCGGGGCCCGGGAACCGATGGCGATCTCGACGACTTCGACACTTCGGGGATGGAGGGCGAGACGGTCGAGGACGAGCCGCGTAGCCGGGCCGATCGGCGTCATCAAGGTGTCGGAGGCGGGAACCGGCGCGACAGCGAACGGGTCAGTCCCCACACCCCCTTGTTCCGAACACCGTTGCCCGACACCGAGGTCGACACACATCCCGGTCGCGCCGCTCTGATCGGAGCCCTCGTGGTCCTGTTGGTGGCGGGGGTCGTGTTCGGCGTACGGGTGTTCTCGGCCCGGAGCGCGGCCGAGCCCGTGCCACTCGCGCCCGCCGCCTCAACAGCTGTGACCTCGACCGGCTCGGCCACTGCTACCGCACCGGGTGGGAGGGGAGGTCAAGCACCGTACGCCACCTCGGCCGCCGCAGCTTCGCCGACGAGCCTCCTGGTTCACGTGGTCGGTCAGGTGCAGCGTCCAGGCGTGGTACGGCTCACATCAGGGTCCCGGGTCGAGGACGCCATCCGTGCGGCCGGTGGTGCGGGGCGAAGCGCAGACCTGTCTGCGGTCAACCTTGCCCGCCTGGTCACCGACGGAGAACAGGTGCAGGTGCCCAGGCCGGGGGAGAGCCCGATGCCTGCGCCGGCGCCGGCCGCGCAGTCAGGCGAGGGCACAGTGTCGACGAAAGCCGGCGTACCCGCCGGACCGATCCCCCTGAACACCGCCACCGTGGCGGACCTGGACGCACTTCCGGGGGTCGGCCCGGTGCTGGCAGCGCGGATCATCGAGTGGCGTACCACGAACGGCAGGTTCAGCAGCGTCGACGAACTCGGTGAGGTGAGCGGTATCGGCGACAAGCTGCTGGAGCGGCTGCGCCCGCTGGTCACCGTGTGACCCGATGGAGCAGACGCACCGTGCCCTCGACCTCCGTCTGCTCCTGCCGGCACTGATCGCCTGGGGCGTCGCTGCCGCACTCCTCGGTGTCGCCACTTCGCTGGTGATCGCCGTTCTCGTCGGGTGTCTCGTCACCGGAATCGGCTGCTGCGTATGGGGCAGACCAACCCTACGAATGATCGGGTTCTGCGCTCTGGCAACGACCTTCATCCTCACCGCCGTCCTCGGGCATCGCGCTGTCGCACAAGCCGGCTTGGTACCGACGCTTGCTGAGCGTGGCGCCTCCGTCCGTCTCGAGGCGAGGGTGGTCTCCGATCCGGCACCGGTCCGGTCCCGCTTCGGCGCAGAGCAGGTCTGGCGCGTTCGCCTGCAGGCCACGCGGATCTCCGGACGCGGCGAGGTGGCCGTTGCACGAACGCCGATTCTCGCGTTCGGCGGGCAGGACGTGGGCCGGCTGCGCTGGCACGACACCGTCGTCGCCGCGGGACGCCTCCAACCCGCCGAGACGGGTGCCGACGTACGAGCGATCCTTCGCATTCGTCAGGTGCAGCGCACCCACCCGGCAGGACGGATCGAAGAGACCGTCGAACACCTACGAACCGGTCTGCGCGACAGCACCGAGGGCTTGCCGACCGACCCCGCCGGGCTGGTGCCGGCACTGGTCATCGGTGACACCAGCCGCATGCCGCAGGAACTGAAGGACGACATGCAGGCCACCGGAATGACCCACCTCAACGCGGTCTCCGGCAGCAACGTCACCGTCGTCCTGCTGTGCGTGCAAGGACTGGCCGGCTACCTGCGGATTCCGCGGCGATGGCGCCTGCCGTTCGCGCTCCTCGGCCTCGCCCTGTTCGTGATGCTCTGTCGACCCGAACCGTCGGTCGTGCGGGCCTCGGCGATGGGAGTGGTCGGGCTGCTGGCGCTGCGCGGCGGGTCGCGGCGCGCAGGAGCCCCGGCACTGGCCGCAGCGATACTGGTGCTGCTCGCGATCGACCCGCACCTGGCTCGCTCCTTCGGGTTCATCCTGTCCAGTTTCGCCACCCTCGGGCTGTTGCTGTTCGCCCGGCGGTGGGCGGATGCCATCGCCCGATATCTCCCGAGACGGTGTGCACCACTCGCGGAAGCCATCTGCGTTCCTCTGGCAGCTCAAGTCTTCTGCGCACCGCTCACCCTGCTGCTCCAGCCCGGCGTCAGCCTGGTCGGAGTGCCCGCGAACGTCCTGGCCGCACCGTTGGTACCGATCGCGACGGTCGCCGGAGTGCTGGTCGTCTGCAGCGCACCGGTGTTGCCGCCGCTCGCCCAGTTGCTCGCCTGGGTGGCCGGTCTCCCGGCCTGGGGAATCGCCACGATCGCGCACCTCGGGGCCGACCTGCCCTATGGAACGCTGCCCTGGCCCGGAGGCTGGGTCGGGCTCGCCCTGCTGGTCCTCGTCATCGCGCTGGTGCTGACCACCGGGCACTGGTGGGCGCACCAGGCCGCGGCCCGACCGTGGCACGGCGCCGCTGCCGCGGTCATCGCGCTGGCCCTCGTCGTTCCGGTGCCCGCCGCACCTCCGTCGCGAGGGTGGACCGTCGCCATGTGTGACGTGGGGCAAGGAGACGCGACGATCGTCCGATCACCCCAGGGCGGAGTGTTGCTGATCGATACCGGTCCCGAACCCGACACCGTCGACAGTTGCCTGAGCCGCCTCGGCGTCGAACGGATCGACGCCGTCGTGCTCACCCATTTCCACGCCGACCACGTCGATGGGCTTGCCGGGGTACTGCGCAGCGGCCGCACGGTGCGAGAGCTTGTCGCGACCTTCGTCGAGGGTGAGGACGACGCCGGCCCGCACGAGGAGGCATCACGCCGTGAACCGACGCTGGCTCTCGCCGCACGCGCACGCGTACCGGTGCGGTTGGTGCGGCGCGGCGACAGCGTGGACGCACCTGGCATCACGGGGAAGGTGCTGTGGCCGGCCCGCACACTCGAGACCGGATCGGTGCAGAACAACGCGAGCGTGGTGCTCGCGGTCGTCGCCGGGGGCGTCCGGGCGTTGTTCACCGGCGACATCGAACGGGATGCCGGACGCGCCGTCCGACAGGAACTCCAGGCCGCGGGGGAGGGATCCTTCGACGTGCTCAAGGTGGCCCACCACGGTTCGGCCAACCAGGACGCAGATCTGATGGCGGTGGTGCGCCCGCGGGTCTGCCTGATCGGGGTCGGCGCAGACAACGACTACGGGCACCCGGCGCCGGCGACGTTACGACTGCTCGCCGGATGCACCGTGTTGCGCACCGATCAGGACGGCATGCTGTTCGTCCACCCGCATACGGACGGTGGCGTCTCGGTCAGCAGCTCCGGCTGACGGGCTACCGATTGCGTTGTCAGACAGGCTGTTTCGCCAGGTCGCCGACGCAGGAGGAGTCGCCGGCTGCTTCCACGAGGGCGTCGATCATCGCGGCGACCGCCGGTACGCGGGTCAGGTCGGGGGTCGTCACCGCGTACACGGTGCGGTGGGAGGGCGGGTCGATGGGCAGCACCTTGACCCGTGCGTTCGGTGCCGACCGCAGGATCAGATCGGGCACCAGGGCGACGCCCAGACCTTCGGCGACCAGACCGAGAACGGCCACGTAGTCCTCGGTCTCGAACGCGACGTCCGGGCGATACCCGGCGGCTGCTGCGAGCGAGAGCAGGTGTCCACGGCAACGCGGACAACCGGCGATCCACGGCGCTTCGGCGAGAGCCGCGAGGTCGACACTGTCCTGAGAAGCAAGTGGGTGGTCCAGCGGCAGGGCGATCCGAACGTGGTCGAGCAGAAGTTCCTTGACCTCGAAGTCGTCGAGGTGGTCGCTGCTGATCTCCAGCCCGTCATAGGTGAAGGCCACAGCGACGTCACACTCGCCGGCTCGCAGGGCCGCCAGCGACTCCGGTGGCTCACCCTCTGCGAAGCTCACCTGCACCTGCGGGAAACGCTTCTTCACCAGCGACAGTGCCTTCGGCACCAGCGTCGAGGACGAGGAGGGGAAGGCCATGAGTCGCACGCGTCCTGACTGGAGACCGGCGATCGCCGCGACCTCGGATTCGGCCGCGCTGATCGCGCCGAGGACCGCGCCGGCGTGGCGGGCCAGGACTTCACCGGCTTCGGTGAGTCGCACGTTGCGGCCCAGTCGTTCGACCAGGGGAGTGCCCAAGCGCTCTTCGAGGCGACGGACCATCTGGGAGATGGCGGGCTGGGAGTAACCGAGCGACGACGCCGCGGCGGTGAAACTGCCCTCGTCAGCGATGGCACGAATCACCCGGAGGCCGGCAGCGTCGATCATGCGCACCAGCCTACAAACCGTTCGACCGACCCGCCTGCTCAGCATGAAATCGCAGCGCGAGCCGCAGATCCTCACCGGTCCAGTGCCGAGTGCATCATCCAGGCCACCGCCGCACCGCCTCCGGCGCGGCTGATCGGGGCGGTGGCCCCTGTGCGCCACCACCAGCAACAACGGCAGGATCAGGGGCGAAGGGGCCTCGGTCGTGTTCGCGCGTCCGGCCGTGGAGACAGCTGTCGCCCATCACCGCGAGCCAACCCAGCGTGACCCACCCCGATAGCGTACGAACCGATGTGCCCGCCGGCTCTCGATGAGCCGCGGCCTCGAACTCGGAACAGACCCGACCCATGGAGAACGAAGGTCCGATGGACGACCGCAGCCACCTGGCACACCTGCTCCGCGAGGGCGACGTGTTGGTCATGACCGGGGCCGGGCTGTCCACCGAATCCGGGCTGCCCGATTACCGCGGACCGGACGGGGTACGCCGTGTGGAGCCCATGACGGTGAGCGAGTTCCGGGCCGGAGTCGCTGCGCGGCAACGCTATTGGAGCCGGTCCTATGTCGGATGGGAGAGGTTCCGGACGGCGCGGCCCAACGAAGCGCACCGTCACCTCGCCGCGCTGGAGAAGGCGGGCCTGTTCGAGACGACGATCACCCAGAACGTCGACGGCCTGGCCCAGCAGGCAGGGTCCCGCGATGTCATCGAGTTGCACGGCAACCTCGGGCGAGCCGTCTGCCTGAACTGCCGGGCGCTTGCCGACCGAGAGTGGATCCAGCAGCAGTTCGCCACGCGCAATCCGGTGTTCGCGCAGGACGCCGAGAGGGCGCGCGACCTGCCGCTGCGCCCGGATGGCGACGTCGACATCGACCCCTCGCTGATCCATGACATCGAACTGGTGGTGTGCCCGACCTGTGGCAGCGACCTGCTGAAGCCGGACGTCGTGATGTTCGGCGAATCGGTACCCAAGGATCTGGTCGCCCATTGCTTCAACCGTCTCGAGCGGGCAAAGTCGCTGCTGGTGGTCGGATCCTCGCTCGGTGTGATGTCCGGCTTCCGTTTCGCGCGGCGTGC
This is a stretch of genomic DNA from Yimella lutea. It encodes these proteins:
- a CDS encoding LysR family transcriptional regulator — translated: MIDAAGLRVIRAIADEGSFTAAASSLGYSQPAISQMVRRLEERLGTPLVERLGRNVRLTEAGEVLARHAGAVLGAISAAESEVAAIAGLQSGRVRLMAFPSSSSTLVPKALSLVKKRFPQVQVSFAEGEPPESLAALRAGECDVAVAFTYDGLEISSDHLDDFEVKELLLDHVRIALPLDHPLASQDSVDLAALAEAPWIAGCPRCRGHLLSLAAAAGYRPDVAFETEDYVAVLGLVAEGLGVALVPDLILRSAPNARVKVLPIDPPSHRTVYAVTTPDLTRVPAVAAMIDALVEAAGDSSCVGDLAKQPV
- a CDS encoding Sir2 family NAD-dependent protein deacetylase, with product MENEGPMDDRSHLAHLLREGDVLVMTGAGLSTESGLPDYRGPDGVRRVEPMTVSEFRAGVAARQRYWSRSYVGWERFRTARPNEAHRHLAALEKAGLFETTITQNVDGLAQQAGSRDVIELHGNLGRAVCLNCRALADREWIQQQFATRNPVFAQDAERARDLPLRPDGDVDIDPSLIHDIELVVCPTCGSDLLKPDVVMFGESVPKDLVAHCFNRLERAKSLLVVGSSLGVMSGFRFARRAAERDIPIVLVNTGWSRAEHLATRHVHRPLSEVLQEAVWDVLGDVDRDASGDRRR